In one Mucilaginibacter ginsenosidivorax genomic region, the following are encoded:
- a CDS encoding MFS transporter, translating to MLSQLIQSYKNAYYGLSKNSWYLSLVMLINRSGTMVVPFMSVYMIKQLHFTVIQSGWVMAFFGIGAFGGAFLGGKLTDKIGFYDVQVGALLLGGIQFIILGYQHTFISICILTFVLSVCNESFRPANSAAIAHYADNATRTRSYSLNRLAVNLGWAVGGGLGGVLASINYHLLFWVDGCTNISAAVLLLSLMPRSQIRKSVKNVTKAVKSAAAHTDGMFLMFIILNTLFSCCFYEFFITQPVFYVIKWHLDSSFIGFLMALNGILIVVIEMVLVHKLDGKRHPLTYISIGVLLSGITFVLLNILPHNAAIAVLIVVMITFGEIIAMPFMNSFWVSRTNNSNRGSYAAIYGMSWSAAQIIAPAVGARIITSGGFDSLWWVFAGICLFVSTGYYVMKKLIKKSEPIALTPVDNIL from the coding sequence ATGCTAAGCCAGCTTATCCAATCATACAAAAACGCCTACTACGGACTATCTAAAAACAGCTGGTACCTGAGCCTGGTAATGCTTATTAACCGTAGTGGCACCATGGTGGTTCCGTTTATGAGTGTTTATATGATTAAACAACTGCATTTTACGGTGATACAATCGGGTTGGGTAATGGCATTTTTTGGCATTGGCGCGTTTGGAGGAGCGTTTTTGGGTGGCAAACTAACCGATAAAATTGGCTTTTATGATGTGCAGGTTGGGGCTTTGCTCTTAGGAGGTATCCAGTTTATCATTTTAGGATACCAGCATACCTTCATCAGCATCTGCATATTAACGTTTGTGCTCAGTGTTTGTAATGAATCATTCAGACCGGCAAACTCGGCGGCAATTGCTCATTACGCCGATAATGCTACCAGAACCCGCTCCTATTCGCTAAACCGATTGGCAGTTAACCTGGGCTGGGCAGTTGGTGGTGGCCTGGGCGGTGTTTTAGCATCAATTAATTATCATTTACTTTTTTGGGTTGATGGCTGTACCAATATTTCGGCGGCGGTACTTTTGCTAAGTCTTATGCCACGCTCGCAAATCAGAAAATCGGTAAAAAATGTGACAAAGGCTGTAAAATCGGCGGCAGCCCATACAGATGGAATGTTTTTAATGTTCATTATTTTAAACACCCTGTTTTCCTGCTGTTTCTACGAGTTTTTTATAACCCAACCTGTATTTTACGTTATAAAGTGGCATCTTGACTCAAGCTTTATTGGCTTTTTAATGGCGCTCAACGGCATACTGATCGTAGTTATCGAAATGGTGCTTGTACATAAACTCGACGGCAAAAGACATCCTTTAACTTATATCAGTATAGGTGTGTTATTATCAGGAATTACCTTTGTTTTATTGAATATACTACCCCACAACGCAGCAATAGCCGTTTTGATAGTAGTAATGATAACTTTTGGCGAAATCATCGCCATGCCGTTCATGAACTCGTTTTGGGTAAGCCGAACCAACAATAGTAACCGGGGCTCGTATGCTGCTATTTATGGCATGTCATGGTCGGCAGCGCAGATTATTGCCCCTGCGGTTGGCGCCAGGATTATTACATCAGGTGGTTTTGATAGCTTATGGTGGGTATTTGCCGGCATATGCCTGTTTGTGTCAACCGGATATTATGTAATGAAAAAACTCATTAAAAAAAGTGAACCAATTGCATTAACTCCTGTTGACAATATATTATGA
- the aroC gene encoding chorismate synthase, whose translation MAGNSFGQVFRITTFGESHGEAIGVIIDGCPAQLVVDIDYIQGELDKRKPGQSKITTQRKEADTVRILSGVFEGKTTGTPIAMLIPNEDQRSKDYTHNVDVFRPSHADYTYQTKYGIRDHRGGGRSSARETAARVAAGALAKLLLKTQGIEIAAHVSSVGKIYAPNVEIKNVQAFIDEREKNIVRCADPATAEEMIAFIDGIRKDGDTVGGKVSCYIKNCPVGLGDPVFDKLHADLGKAMLSINAVHGFEFGSGFAGSEMRGSEHNDIFVKSHLGDITTITNYSGGIQGGISNGMPIEFKVAFKPVATIMKNQATIDSEGNAAEISGKGRHDPCVVPRAVPIVEAMAALVLADHWLRNRNSKLS comes from the coding sequence ATGGCAGGCAATTCATTCGGGCAAGTATTCAGGATAACCACTTTTGGCGAATCGCATGGCGAGGCCATTGGGGTAATAATTGACGGCTGCCCGGCACAGTTGGTAGTTGATATCGATTATATACAAGGCGAGCTGGATAAGCGTAAGCCTGGTCAGTCAAAAATAACCACACAGCGTAAAGAGGCAGATACGGTACGGATTCTATCCGGCGTATTTGAAGGAAAAACCACGGGTACTCCTATAGCTATGCTGATTCCGAATGAAGATCAGCGATCAAAGGATTACACCCATAATGTGGATGTGTTTCGTCCCTCCCATGCCGATTACACTTACCAAACCAAATACGGCATTCGCGACCATCGTGGCGGTGGCCGTTCCTCGGCCCGCGAAACCGCGGCGCGTGTTGCTGCTGGCGCCCTGGCCAAGCTATTGCTCAAAACCCAGGGAATTGAGATTGCGGCCCATGTAAGCAGCGTTGGCAAAATTTACGCGCCAAACGTGGAGATTAAAAATGTTCAGGCGTTTATTGACGAACGTGAGAAAAACATTGTAAGGTGTGCCGATCCGGCAACAGCCGAAGAAATGATAGCGTTTATTGACGGCATACGCAAAGACGGTGATACCGTGGGCGGCAAAGTAAGCTGCTATATAAAAAATTGCCCTGTTGGTTTAGGCGACCCAGTATTTGACAAACTGCATGCCGATTTAGGTAAAGCTATGCTAAGCATCAACGCCGTACATGGCTTTGAATTTGGATCGGGCTTCGCGGGCAGCGAAATGAGGGGATCTGAACATAACGATATTTTTGTAAAGTCGCATTTAGGCGATATCACAACCATCACCAACTACTCGGGAGGTATCCAGGGCGGTATCAGCAATGGTATGCCTATCGAATTTAAAGTAGCCTTTAAACCTGTTGCCACCATCATGAAAAACCAGGCCACTATTGACAGCGAAGGTAACGCCGCCGAAATATCGGGCAAAGGTCGCCACGATCCTTGCGTGGTGCCGCGTGCTGTACCTATTGTTGAGGCGATGGCCGCGCTGGTTTTGGCCGATCATTGGTTAAGGAACAGGAATTCAAAACTGAGCTAA
- the aroA gene encoding 3-phosphoshikimate 1-carboxyvinyltransferase: MQNIILSKSNKHIKGTVNLTGSKSECNRALIIEALSNGKVKVDNVSDSADSVLLAGILRKNQESRVKDQEVLAGGSDHGPSTIDHGLQTVDIGPAGTAMRFLTAYYAIQDDEVILTGSQRMKERPIGVLVDALTELGAHIGFEEQEGYPPIRLKGGFEQLSRQISIKGNISSQYITALLLIAARLPLGLELHIEGELTSRPYVEMTLAMLQTAGIRHTWTDNVIAIANQDFATTSLYIEPDWSAASYWYAIAALADEAEIFLTGLTAYSLQGDSVITEIMANFGITSQFKDGGVHLLKEAKPLSRKVFDMKECPDLAQTVIVVCAALGHEATFTGLETLKIKETDRVLALQTELAKMGVKLIEKGQVYKLDCSEKFIPERMFINTYHDHRMAMAFAPLALIVPQLEFENGPVVDKSYPAFWDDLEKQGFIVEEVTI, from the coding sequence ATGCAAAACATCATCCTGAGTAAAAGTAATAAGCATATAAAAGGCACGGTGAACCTCACCGGTTCGAAAAGTGAATGTAACCGCGCCCTCATTATTGAAGCGCTGAGCAACGGTAAGGTTAAGGTAGATAATGTATCTGATTCGGCCGATTCGGTTTTGTTAGCAGGGATATTGAGGAAGAATCAAGAATCAAGAGTCAAGGATCAAGAGGTTTTGGCAGGCGGCAGCGACCATGGTCCATCGACCATAGACCATGGACTACAAACTGTCGACATCGGCCCGGCCGGTACGGCAATGCGTTTTTTAACGGCTTATTATGCCATCCAGGATGACGAGGTTATTTTAACCGGTAGCCAACGCATGAAGGAAAGGCCGATAGGTGTATTGGTTGATGCGTTGACGGAGCTGGGTGCCCATATAGGTTTTGAAGAACAAGAGGGTTACCCTCCTATCAGGTTAAAAGGTGGCTTTGAGCAGTTAAGCCGTCAAATCAGTATAAAAGGCAATATCAGTAGTCAGTACATTACGGCACTTTTGCTCATAGCAGCCCGGTTACCACTTGGTTTGGAATTACATATTGAAGGCGAGCTAACGTCGCGCCCTTATGTAGAAATGACCCTGGCTATGTTACAAACAGCCGGCATCCGGCACACCTGGACCGACAATGTGATTGCCATAGCCAACCAGGATTTTGCCACAACATCATTATACATTGAACCAGACTGGAGCGCCGCATCGTATTGGTATGCTATTGCTGCCCTGGCCGATGAAGCAGAAATATTCCTGACCGGCTTAACCGCATACAGCCTACAGGGCGACAGCGTAATAACCGAGATAATGGCCAACTTTGGTATTACATCGCAATTTAAAGATGGTGGTGTGCATTTACTAAAAGAGGCCAAACCTTTAAGCCGCAAGGTCTTCGATATGAAGGAATGCCCCGATTTGGCACAAACAGTAATTGTAGTATGCGCGGCCTTAGGCCATGAAGCAACATTTACCGGCTTAGAAACGCTGAAAATCAAAGAAACCGACAGGGTTTTGGCTTTACAAACCGAGCTTGCCAAAATGGGCGTTAAACTCATTGAAAAAGGCCAGGTTTATAAACTGGATTGCAGCGAAAAGTTTATCCCGGAGCGTATGTTCATCAACACCTACCATGATCACCGTATGGCTATGGCTTTTGCACCACTTGCGCTGATAGTTCCTCAACTGGAATTTGAAAACGGCCCAGTAGTTGATAAATCGTACCCGGCATTTTGGGATGATTTGGAGAAGCAAGGGTTTATTGTGGAGGAAGTAACAATATAA
- a CDS encoding chorismate mutase: protein MKLNLNIQPLHTWIKTGKEPLVIAGPCSAETEDQLVATAHLLAQTGKISALRAGIWKPRTRPGEFEGIGSIGLEWLKRAKAETGLPTAIEVATGKHVEEALKAGVDILWVGARSTVNPFTVQEIADALRGVDVPVMVKNPVNPDLSLWIGALERINNAGITKLAAIHRGFSSYEKSAFRNEPMWDIAIALKTLAPELPIINDPSHISGNRDLIGYISQKALDLDMQGLMIESHIDPSVAWTDAKQQVTPAALADIIDHLALRKPEVRNAEVNDKLAELRNQIDKIDDLVIQKIAERMLIADKIGQHKKDNGITILQVGRWDEILQKRTNYAKALKLGGEFTEKLLELLHAESISRQTAIMNASEAGQAAEKLTHA from the coding sequence TAAGACCGGTAAAGAGCCATTGGTAATTGCAGGCCCGTGCAGCGCCGAAACTGAAGATCAGCTGGTAGCAACCGCTCATTTATTAGCCCAAACCGGTAAAATTTCTGCCCTGCGTGCAGGTATCTGGAAACCACGTACTCGCCCGGGAGAGTTTGAAGGTATTGGCTCAATTGGTTTGGAGTGGTTAAAACGCGCTAAAGCCGAAACGGGCTTACCAACAGCTATTGAAGTAGCTACCGGTAAACACGTTGAAGAAGCATTAAAGGCAGGTGTTGATATCCTTTGGGTTGGTGCCCGCTCAACAGTAAACCCTTTTACTGTACAGGAAATTGCTGATGCTTTGCGTGGTGTTGATGTACCGGTAATGGTTAAAAACCCGGTAAACCCCGATCTTTCTTTATGGATTGGCGCTTTGGAGCGTATCAACAATGCAGGTATTACCAAACTTGCTGCTATCCACCGCGGTTTTTCATCTTACGAAAAATCTGCTTTCCGTAACGAGCCGATGTGGGATATTGCTATCGCATTAAAAACTTTAGCGCCTGAATTACCTATCATTAACGATCCAAGCCACATATCGGGTAACCGCGACCTTATAGGTTACATTTCGCAAAAAGCGTTGGATTTGGATATGCAAGGTTTGATGATCGAATCGCACATCGATCCAAGCGTAGCCTGGACAGATGCTAAACAACAGGTTACCCCTGCTGCCCTTGCTGACATCATCGATCATTTGGCATTACGTAAACCAGAAGTACGCAATGCCGAGGTTAACGATAAACTGGCCGAACTACGCAACCAAATTGATAAAATTGACGATTTAGTTATCCAGAAAATTGCCGAACGTATGCTGATTGCCGATAAAATTGGTCAGCATAAAAAAGATAATGGCATTACCATTTTACAGGTTGGCCGTTGGGACGAGATTCTGCAAAAACGCACTAACTATGCTAAAGCATTAAAATTAGGCGGCGAGTTTACCGAAAAATTACTGGAGCTTTTACACGCCGAATCTATCAGCAGGCAAACAGCCATCATGAACGCCAGCGAAGCAGGCCAGGCAGCAGAAAAACTAACACACGCGTAA